The genomic region ATAACTATAtgcatacaataataaaacttCAGCCACTTGGACATGTGAAAGCAAATCATAAGGCGTTTAAAATGTTAAAGGGGTGGCCGAAACCCATTAGCAAAAAGAGTTTTCcggctttaaagggatcttttcacgctttggtaaattgacaaaattgaaaaaagttgtttcagattcgcaaattttcgttttagttatgatatttgtgtggaaacagtaatactgaacatttaccatggtctaatatagccattatatgcatcttttgacgattttaaaacctaaaaattataaagcgttgcaacgcgaaacgattgaataatttggagagttctgtttttgtcgttaaattttgtgaaactacgaagattgcttatataaggtataaaatacgtcaagtatgtgtacttggcggaatagctcagtaggctaaagcgtttttacttcaggactctggcaggactcctggggtcactggttcgaaacctgctccgggcaatgttcttttcctttttttaattttattcttgattttttactggagcttttacgatccaatgcttacatttatcaatataaagcatttaatgaataagttaaaaaatgccaaaatctgtgaaaaggcccctttaaagtcaaCACATTTTGCAAAATCGTGTTTTACTCAGATGATTCTATCCGGAGAGCATTCAGATGTATAACTTGTTAAAAATTAGAACGAACAAATTATGCACGTTcatattgttttcttaataaacAATCCTTTTCACCGGCGTTCGTCATGTGTCAGTTTGAAACAGTATCGCAAAAATGATGGGAAACGTATGAAGAATGCATCCATATGTGTTTAAAGATTCGTGTATCCATCGGATAATCGAACATTTGCCTGATCATTAGGATTAATGAGATATACATAGCTTGAAGCACGTCTTGACGTGGCATCCGAAATAAACACGATTCGCCGTACAGCTAGCTAGAATCTTGAAtaagtatatgtatatgtatgtcttGTTAAAGGGGCACATCTAGAAATGCCGATCAAATAATGCTATATATCTCGGACATTGTTATACGTGACTATaaagatatataatattaatattattatcaatatcatAAGAAGCATAAATAGCAGTAAACgttgtaacaaataaaactataCAGCGTACATGTATTCTGCGTTAAAAAGCAATGCCGTACATTTGTTACAGTGCAAAATCgttttttatcaataattattaacACACTCTAAATGACCCGGACGTATTTTCACAGACCGACATGGTTTCAAAAGTCTACGCATACCTAGGCGCATCCAACATGAATTAACTGGTGTCGTCAAACCCAGGAGGCATTATCCCTTAATTTGACTCTATTTACTTATTGTCTGAAGTGTACAACGGAATCAAAGCCGTGGCGCAAATTAACCCCTACATGTCGGAACAGATAATGCATATTCAGTGCTGACGTCATTAAGAGATGAGAATATGCAAAAACACGCTGGCAGACTTGAAGATATCTAAGATCAGCCTAATTTATACGTCACTGACGACTTTGTCTTGTCATAATTTGTAATGTTTTGATGTGGTGGCATGATGATTTGTAAATTATCGGTCGGTATTGCGACTGCTCTGAAGTAAGGGCGAGTCACACAAAAACGTTTTATGATATCTAAGAAATAAATGAATGTCGCGCATTGCATGCTAACGAGACAGCGCAAGTTTCCTTACATTTTCTTCGAGTGGCGGTTTATAAAATTGTATagcagcttttaaaggggccttttcacgtattggtaaattgacaaacttataaaaaaatgttccagaatcgcaaattttcgttgtagttattatatttgtgaggaaacagtaatactgaatatttaccatgctctaaaatatcaaatatatgcatcttttgacgatttaaaaacctgaaaattataaagcgctgcaacgcgaaacgattgaataatttggagagttctgctgttatcgttatagtttgtgatactacgaaaattgcttatataaagtataaaatacatcgctcattgcatgaacacggatggccgagtggtctaagcgatagacttttacttcaagggtcagtggttcgagtccagttgagggttatctGAAGTTATTCTTGCTTTTTACTTGAGCATTTTAGAttcaatgcttacatttatcaatatgaagcatttaatgacaagcttcaatagatgccaaaatctgtgaaaaggtctatTTAAGAACTCCACACATATTTTAATTGAAGACTTTTCtggaaaatatttattatattaatcaaAACGTTTATCTTCTAGATTCTGTCAGTGATAGCGATAAGCTCTACAACGGTTTCATATCTGGTTCGCCAGGTGAAAGCTTGTGTGTTGTTTGACGTTAGTGAGGTTAGCAGTATTATATAAGGCCCGTAGTGTGTTTCGACACTCATGCGTAtttgtttctttgaaaatatatgaGACATTAAAATCTGATGTTCAcgttttgattaaataaaaatgtgaaatggCATCCACATTTCGTCTGGATGTTTCCTGCGTGAAGTATACGAAGGGAATATTTACAAGTCTTTTATGTAAACCACCAGTTAAACTTACACCGCCATGTCAGGTGTAGTTCTAGGACTTGTGCTCGCTTTTAAAACAGTTGTTAAGAGTTATATATTCATAGTGAAAACTACATTTCTTTATGGTATTTTACAAATCACGATCATATAAAGGATACGGCATAACAGCAAACTGTAATCAAATTTTTCGTTAAAGTATTTATCCATTtgattattttgtcaattaagtTAAGATAAAAATCTAGACCGAATATCCTAATGATATTGctcttgaaaataaaatgttcaacagATTTAAGTAGATGTCATTTAGTAATTTACCTCCATTTATGCTGGATTTATGACATAACCAGCGAGCAATTAGAAAAGAAACGATGTAAAAGAGCAATAAATTGTTTTTGATGTATGTGAAGCCTATTTGAAGCGGAAAATTGAAACTTTTCAATAAGACCtatttgcagttttttttaaatacctgaCATCGAgataaatttaattgaattattCGGGGCTTATGTGTCGAAATTGGTTTTAAGTACACATAAACACAACACAATGCAGCAAAATTAAAAGCTTCATATGTTTACCATTACATCGTTGTATATTATGTTTGTTAGGAAACatcgtttttgttattttaaaactgaaatctAAAGTTATATTTCCAATAAGCCTCCCTCTATGATAACAGGGCTAAATGTATGTGTATTGctatcgtcccatattagcttatgtagtcagcacaggctaataaggggcgaatcttttcacttttattgaattttgcgTTTCAAAGAAAGTATCttaaaacgaaaatccagtctagactgtatgcgttgtccctgataagcctgtgcggacttcagaGACAAATATAGGACGACGCATAAAGAACATTCACAAAGTCGGTTTTCTAAGACCAAGGCTAAAATATATTACAAGTATTCAATGTCATATTAACCTAACGTGTGTTTAAAGCATTATATTTTTACAACCTATGCAGTGTATACATAAACCATTCACGATAACCAACACTGCCTACCATGATTATCTTTACATGTTCAATCGTTGGCTTGATCACAATAGTATTCGATAGTCCGTAAACCAATCGTACACACGTCAAGAATAGATCCCAATTTAATTGTGACTTTTGCCCGTTTTACCTTTACAACCATCTAAAGCTAGACGTTTATGAACGAAAACTACATGTACACACATAATGTCACAGCAATATCTCCTTCCAAAgtaagttttcttttttcttatcTTTTTTCTTATTATAGTAGCAGTGACATTGATCGTCATCCAACACAAACCAAATATCAATATAGGTCATCAAAAATGCTAGATCctaaagtttcatcaaaattggtcAATTAACTTACATTAATTGCAACTAAGGCTTTTCAGACAAAATTACGCTGATGACGCTTTAAATCGTCATCCTCTTTATGCTTACCACAAACATCAATTAAGAGTTACAAGAGACACATTTAAAAGCAATCAAAAGTCATGTATTTCTCAGATTGAATTTTACCAGGTTACTGAATGTTTCGCAATGTAAACGGCCCATAaactttaaaatgcattaaacacattttattgggAATATAATTCACTCATCCACTTAATCGCATGAACGTTTTCACCTATAGATGTATTTAATCCATTGAGCAAAACGCATTCAAAAGATCTGCGTCAGCAAGATGATGTTTAATGGCTACATTCGAATTTTATTGCATCcttttttagttggtcgcgttagcggccgactaaatttatggagcatattttgcaaatcagtatgtgcttagaagccttagctacaataagaaccgcaactcactctgctagcctaatggacgattaccgctgcctgtctgcagcagacgacaaatgattctgctctagcagtgagtgtatataccagcttgtaagacgacattggccagtctagtgtttatcattgaaatctgaacatattggctgctttcagggaaaacggggcttaatgcacgtcaaataagattagtctgtgcacactgattagcctgtgcaatgcgcacaagctaatcaaggacgacaacagcgaaaaACGTCAGTGCCTCTAGCGCTTTGATTATTGATGTGCGTTTATGTATATGATTGGGCTACACTAGGCTAATTAATACGAATATAAACTAGAagtggtgcggcagaggccgacgcgtatccctacGCCGCATACATGTCATATATAAAGAGAATTtcgggtgggcaaggcctatgttggtggggccccgggttgggtaatgtggacatggatggtcgagatagaccgtgttgtcataagagatgttcagtattaatttgaagtaaattggtgaataaatgaagaagttatttaaaaacaaaagtttgggtacgaacaaaaatttgggtacgaaaaaaagtttttttcgcATTAAGAGGCGTGATGCATAAGAATACACATGATCCAAGCGTAGCTACACGAGTATCTAAACACTAAAACCGCTAAACAGATGCTTttcttttaacatgttttaatagtCCACAATTAAAGTTGTCTCCAATATCTCAGCACAATCATGCAATTTGCacttttaaatttgtaaaacattgttattttaatttaaaaaaaacagactAGGATTAGATGGCGctatgttcttgttcaaaatcaaATGATGTAATACGTATTTACCTCTTTATTGCATTTTATCAAAGTCAATAAGAAACACCTTGCACAAATTATCACATGTCTTAGGCAGTATTTATCAAAGAAGTCTTACAGTCTTACGCACCAGTGTTAAGgaaaatcaaataataaacatGGATACGTTGTTGTTCAATAAGAAACATGATTTGCTGGAcaggttttatttatatatacgtGTTTTTACTTGAAACATTTGTACTACACACTCTTTGTATAAGATGACTTGAAGACGGTCTATATTAATATGTTGTATGCTATTTATAAgtattgaaattgttttttttcgcaAAGCCGCCTGACTGTTGTTCAATGATGACATGTATATAAACGGAATTAACACACTATTACAACAGCAAATATAAATATTGAGTTGTTTCATGACTTATAAGGACTGCGTTGACTCATATCAACTGAAGTTATTACCGAAGAAGCCATGTTCTGAAGGATATTATGTAACCCTTTCTTCCCTTAAAAGGAAGAAACAAGGTGTCATCGTTGAAACTGGAGTAAAAGAAGAAAACCCGGACATGTTGACCACCAATAAAAATTAATACGACCACGGCCTACAACAAATCTAATTAAATCGTTATTCcgttttataaatgttttccaCATTAAACTCTAGTTTATATTAACTTAAAAAGGTTCAATTGCACGCTTGTCAAATTATATAGGGTAAATATACAgagatattttttaaatgttattttagtaCACGTTGAGCGAAACAGCACATTATCCGAAAGGCGAgtcatcttattaaaaaaaacacaggtaTGCATTCATCGAACATACTCATTGTATTCGACGCGAGAATAATGGGGAAATATATCATTAAAGTTCATTAGATAATGTAATGTTCGGTTATAGTTTCAATCTAATTCTTAACAAACACACTATTGAAATTGAAGAGGATCATTCTGCAAGATAAGTGCGACAGCATCAACGCTGTCTGACTCAAATGCATGCGTCATATCAAAGCAATGATACCCTTTTTGTGCTATCAAATGACTTTATGCGATTACCCAATACTAGTACTTATGGAAGATTGTTTGCATTGCATTTACATATTTGTTCGCATGACAGAATTGTGTTTAAACGTGATGCTATATTGCAAAGAAAACACATATGCCCTGCGCGTTCGTTGTCACTTTACATACAGAACGGGTCATGGACGTCTATTTGTTTATCTTCCTGATCCTCATCATTTATTATTCTCAGTAACATCATCATCTTCTTGTTTTTACATACCATCGCCCTGAATCATTATCAGCAGTAGATTCAGTACCTGCGTATAGATAAGAACCGTTCGCATCACCAGCAGTAAAATaatcagcagtagcagtagatTCAGTACCTGCATATAGATAAGAACCGTTAGCATCACCAGCAGTAAaataatcagcagcagcagtagattCAGTACCTGCATATAGATAAAAACCGTTAGCATCACCAGCAGTAAaataatcagcagcagcagtagattCAGTACCTGCATATAGATAAGAACCGTTAGCATCACCAGCAGTAAaataatcagcagcagcagtagattCAGTACCTGCATATAGATAAGAACCGTTAGCATCACCAGCAGTAAaataatcagcagcagcagtagattCAGTACCTGCGTAAAGATAAGAACCGTTAGCATCACCAGCAGTAAaataatcagcagcagcagtagattCAGTACCTGCATATAGATAAGAACCGTTAGCATCACCAGCAGTAAaataatcagcagcagcagtagattCAGTACCTGCATATAGATAAGAACCGTTAGCATCACCAGCAGTAAaataatcagcagcagcagtagattCAGTACCTGCATATAGACAAGAACCGTTAGCATCACCagcagtaaaataataatcagcAGCAGTAGATTCAGTACCTGCATATAGATAAGAACCGTTAGCATCACCAGCAGTAAAATaatcagcagtagcagtagatTCAGTACCTGCGTATAGATAAGAACTGTTAGCATCACCAGCAGTGCAATAATCATTATCAGCAGCAGTAGATTCAGTACCTGCATATAGATAAGAACCGTTAGCATCACCAGAAGTtgaataatcatcagcagcagccTTATTTGTTTCGTCGTTGTCGTCGTTCTACTGACTGTATATTCAGCAAGAATAACGAATAtaacgatgtattttatactgaaaTCTTTGATGAATTATAACctttaaattttaatcaaatgttATTTGACTTTAAAAAATATCCGTGAAGCACGAACAGAAACATCAAATAATGCCAGGCATTATTATGACTAAATAATAGCGCTGCCACTGTTCGATGTATTGAAAGAGCATGGCCAAACAAGTGTGCATAACTCAACGTGTGTTGAAATGTTTCGTACCGAcataaatgtcaaatattccattGCACCTGCTGGAATCCGAATCTTGATATAGTAGTTTGCACAATAGTTGGCAAGGTAATTTTATGGAAGCGGCATGAGGCCAATTAACACATTTCGTTTGCTTTCTAATTACTTTGTCGTAATTTAAGATTTTCCGACtcgtttatttgttaaaacaggTTTCCTACGTTTCAATTGTGAGTTATCAGTAAACAAGTCaaaaagaattattattattattattattattattattattattattattattattattactattattattattattattattattataattattattattattattattattattattatgtgtatTAGTATTACGGATATTGAGTAGTTAATCTACAAACTTAAATTGATGAGTAATGAATCGGGTATGAATATAAAAACTTTATCGATTTATTTATTCAAGTActaacatttgatataaaaaatatcgtAAAAGTAAGTCGTAGTTGTGCGATAAAACACATTTCCGTAGTGAAACAATCTTCATTCAAACATTAGAAATCGAACGCCGAACATGACCATATATACGATACTATTCATACGCCCAGACATTTACTATTCATACGCTCAGACATGATTGTttcgctcacaaataatgcagacgcaattttgcaaatcagtatggatcagtatgggcttaggtacggcaggaaccgtaacccgtgactgcctgtgtggataattctagtaaactttagcagacgaaaatgctaaaagcgtctgctttaatcACCGCATCTACCTGTTCTCTCTGAAACagtacatagagtgtatttaacaacATATAGAAAGAcaaacgttggccagtctagtgatcattgaaatctgtacatattggctgctttcagggaaacggggcttaaaagCCGGATTTCACTTTgttgattttgcggtggtaaaatatTAACCAGCATTAACTAGTAGATGGGTTACtctgccagtgatttgctgctaACATTAGAGCGTTTAGaaatagaaacacgtgtttgagcagacagcatttggtatactgttgaatctgtatttacatgtaaacttgatatgagtcattcgctagcttctggctgagagaagttcataacctttcaagtgggcggtgctcagcatttacagggaaattcGAATTTCAATCAGACAACataaaacattttctgtaagtcaataactatataactttcaaccaccaaattacacatacatattgtttgtatacttacgtatatgtatgccaaatttcattggaaaatattaaatacaaactgaaatattatgaaaataatcatgtttgttttctgctgttacacaccagtgtacaactgaaaattAGACATTGTGTGAGTgtgtggcccttttatactgcttctctggtgtttaatgcatgtcaaataagataagcctgcgcacactgattagctgtatcaatgattaaaaaaaaaaccataCATCTCGACCTGCGTTTTAAGACACactatttataaatttgaatgggttgtaatcatttcaaacttgcgatataaaaagctataacataattttgaaaactgagttgcgtctaagattatacaacagcgaacaaattcagtgcattcagcgctttgatgttTAAATGAGACTTACTTATACGAAATATTacatgaaagcggaaagttttgtcactgatgagcctgtgcggcaTGACTTTCAAATCGTAGACGACTTTATTCACATGAATTACGCCCGGTGTTTCCATATCTAACCGTAATACCTTTTTCGTCATAGAAAAGGTAACTTAGGTTTCACTTCTTTCGCTTATTCGTCATAGATAATGTTATTAATGGCTAACAGTTAACCTTATTCATCACACATGAGGTTATTTAGGTATTTCCGTAATCCCTTTCTCGtcatagataatgttatttaGGTCTAACCGTAATCCCTTTTTTTGtcatagataatgttatttatgCTGAACTGTATACTTTTATTCCTAATACACGTTATTTACTTGTAACTTATTTTCTTATTCGTCATAGATGAGGTTATTTAGGTTTAACTGTTtcgttttttattattaatcatatATAATATTACCAATGTCCAACTGTTTTTCTCGCTTTACATACTCAATTCATTCTGATTTTGCTTAAGAAACAATAACAACCTGAAATCTCTACTTTAtataatggtgaaaaaaacacacaatacaaatCAAATTAATAATACTGAATAAAATGATGGACATGTGACATAAGCTTTTAGAACATAACCAACAGTCAATCCAAACACCATGTACAAAGAATGCTTAAAACTAAGATGACATAAACATACTGAACGGAAAttgaaaattataacaaatcatcataatttgtttgtatatacatttaatgtttagTTATTGTGATGAACTAAATTTTGCTTTAGTTGTATATATCCTGATTCATTTTAAGCCTTCAGTGCATCGATGCAATAACGATACGAATCAAGAACGGTTCTTAAATCACTCGTTAAATCAATATCCCATCTAATTCATACTAAATCTCATCAGTTATTTAAAGCCCAcgattttctctttttttaaacaaaaactcaGTTTTTCTCCGAATACAAAAACAGAGATTTCTTGTGATTGCTTCATTATAgtaattatgtttaattgaactGAGATACTAGACATCTGCCTTGTTTATTTGACCTTGATTGAGTCTGTGTTTCAAATGTTGTCATGTATAttatcatttatgtaaatttGCCAATTTTATGTCTACACATGTCATTTTGTTGCtttttaagtatgtttttttttgttttacgttTGTCGAATATACAGAATTTCAgatattattttagaatttcaTCTCATTATAACATGTAGATACTCTACGAAAGACCATACTTTTCATCCTTGTCTCAATACCCCAGGTGTACTGGCGTTCGTGAAAAGAAGGACTGCAATTACTGAGTTGCTTTATTGTGAAAACATTGCCAAATAAAACATCATTGTCAACGACATAATGTGGATATTACAAAATGTATTCGCTAAACAATATaattttgatattaaaaacatAACATCGCTTGTAAGcgaatgttaaatgtgtttataatGGAGTGAGATGCCTAAAATTATGTTACCTTGCCTGCAGCGTTTTTTATGTACAGTCTGTAATTTACTTTGGTATAAAAAGACGAAACAGAACTTAATGGAATGTAAAGTAGGCACTGATCGCTATATAAATCATTGCAATAAATCATCGAAAGACCATATTCTAAAAAGGTATACACTAGCCACATTtaatacattaacccatttatgccttgcgtctagaaaaaaggccttttcaaacagcgtagacccagattagacgccgcacgAATGCGGCTTCTctttagggtctgcgctgttgcttaaaggaatttctgtaagaaatattctaaatataaaaatatttataccagacatcccaaattttggaaataaattgatccaaatttagaaggatgggatagtccactatgCATTAATGGGTTCAAATATGATAACAAGAGTGTCTCTCCTAGTTATATTCTCATTTGTTTTTCAACTGCTTAAGTCAGTATACGCCtatctattttaaataaattacatcgAAAACCCTAGACTTATTGAACCGATCACAATTCTGTTTCCTGGGAAGGGACAGTACTTGGCGTATTTTGGGGAGATCGAAAGCACGCTCCCGTAGTGAGAATCGAACCCGCGTCCCCAGTGTCGTAAGGCGGACACTATATCCATAACGCCACGGCAACTTTCGACTGCTAATCGTGACGCGACGCTTCGCATGCGACAGAGTGTCTCATATACCATGTACCGGAAgtaattaattatatttgttttgttgaaagcTGTGGTCGCAGAAATACGATAACCACTTTAAGAACACGTGGCTCTTGTAGGCACTCTTGAGGAAGGTCAACAGGAAAAATAGTAAAGATCGAGTAAACAGATCAAGATCTTAAAGGATTCCTTGTCTCTGCTCATAAAGACACACGCATCTTGTGATACTTAAAGGACATTTCCTGTTGATAACTTATTTGGCAACATGCTATTATAATGTTTTCGCTGACTTTCGGTAAGGGCCTGATGCACAACACTGAGTTATAGATGTTTAGTTTTTATACACACCGGAAACAGAAGATGTTACTACTAGGACAAAGGTTACCGAGTATCCTGCAACGTGGAATCTTTAAGAATGCCAATTTGGCTGCGGCCGCCACTCCAGATGCCAACAACTACATACTACCGGCGCTAtgttttaatcaaaattatattTGCCAATATGTCAACATTTCAATTAGTTTTAAAATAGGTCCTGCACGGTCTTTTCTTTTCTTTAACCCATATTGTTTCCTTCGACTTTCTATAGATAATAAGGTAAACAATCATTGAACTTCACACAAACATTTAGccattataatcaaattaaacgATGAATACAGACATTCTATTTCACTCGATAtctaaaacaacacaatacaatttGATTAG from Dreissena polymorpha isolate Duluth1 chromosome 5, UMN_Dpol_1.0, whole genome shotgun sequence harbors:
- the LOC127831406 gene encoding uncharacterized protein LOC127831406 → MQVLNLLLLIMIIALLVMLTVLIYTQVLNLLLLLIILLLVMLTVLIYMQVLNLLLLIIILLLVMLTVLVYMQVLNLLLLLIILLLVMLTVLIYMQVLNLLLLLIILLLVMLTVLIYMQVLNLLLLLIILLLVMLTVLIFTQVLNLLLLLIILLLVMLTVLIYMQVLNLLLLLIILLLVMLTVLIYMQVLNLLLLLIILLLVMLTVFIYMQVLNLLLLLIILLLVMLTVLIYMQVLNLLLLLIILLLVMRTVLIYTQVLNLLLIMIQGDGM